The Streptomyces achromogenes genome window below encodes:
- a CDS encoding L-fuconate dehydratase, with protein MRPHPTQGRITALDAYDIRFPTSRRLEGSDAMNPDPDYSASYVIIRTDAGDGLEGHGFCFTIGRGNEVEVTAINALRPHVVGLRLEEVLTDLGGFCRSLVGDSQLRWLGPEKGVVHMAIGAVVNAVWDLHAKRQGKPLWKLLADLAPEQVVALIDFRYLEDALNPDEALGILQRARGGMEEREARLLAEGYPAYATSPGWLGYPDTKVAGLAREAVDSGFGQIKLKVGADLEDDERRCRTARATIGPGVRMALDANQRWGVAEAVGWIRRLAEFDPYWIEEPTSPDDVLGLAAIRREVAPVRVATGEHVHNRVMFKQLLQADAIDFLQLDACRVGGVNENLAILLLAAKFGVPVCPHAGGVGLCELVQHLAMFDYLAVSGTFQDRVIEYVDHLHEHFLDPAVIVRGRYAAPTAPGFSSAMRPESLTAYAFPGGAAWQAPYHMPSAEGPPA; from the coding sequence ATGAGGCCCCACCCGACGCAGGGGCGGATCACGGCGCTGGACGCCTACGACATCCGGTTTCCCACGTCTCGTCGGCTTGAAGGGTCGGACGCGATGAATCCCGATCCGGATTATTCGGCGTCCTATGTGATCATCCGCACCGATGCCGGAGACGGGCTTGAGGGACATGGGTTCTGCTTCACCATCGGCCGGGGCAATGAGGTCGAGGTGACGGCGATCAACGCGTTGCGCCCGCATGTGGTGGGTCTGCGGCTGGAAGAGGTCCTGACCGACCTCGGGGGGTTCTGTCGCTCGCTCGTCGGCGACAGCCAGCTGCGATGGCTGGGGCCGGAGAAGGGCGTGGTGCACATGGCCATCGGGGCCGTGGTGAACGCCGTGTGGGATCTGCACGCCAAGCGGCAGGGGAAGCCGCTGTGGAAGCTGCTGGCCGACCTCGCGCCCGAGCAGGTCGTCGCGTTGATCGACTTCCGCTATCTCGAAGACGCGCTGAACCCCGACGAGGCCCTGGGGATCCTGCAGCGGGCGCGCGGCGGGATGGAGGAACGGGAGGCGCGGCTGCTCGCTGAGGGGTATCCGGCGTATGCCACGTCTCCCGGCTGGCTCGGATACCCGGACACCAAGGTCGCCGGGTTGGCCCGGGAGGCCGTGGACAGTGGGTTCGGGCAGATCAAGCTCAAGGTCGGCGCCGATCTGGAGGACGACGAGCGGCGATGCCGTACCGCGCGGGCGACGATCGGCCCCGGGGTGCGGATGGCGCTGGACGCCAATCAGCGCTGGGGGGTCGCCGAGGCGGTCGGCTGGATCCGGCGGCTGGCGGAATTCGACCCGTACTGGATCGAGGAGCCGACCAGCCCGGATGACGTTCTCGGTCTCGCGGCGATCCGCCGGGAGGTCGCGCCGGTGCGTGTGGCGACGGGCGAACATGTGCACAACCGGGTGATGTTCAAGCAACTGCTCCAGGCGGACGCGATCGACTTCCTGCAGTTGGACGCCTGCCGGGTCGGTGGAGTCAACGAGAACCTGGCGATCCTCCTGCTCGCGGCCAAGTTCGGCGTCCCCGTGTGCCCACACGCGGGCGGCGTGGGCCTGTGCGAGCTCGTGCAGCATCTGGCGATGTTCGACTATCTGGCGGTCTCCGGCACCTTCCAGGACCGGGTCATCGAGTATGTGGATCATCTGCACGAGCACTTCCTCGACCCGGCCGTGATCGTCCGGGGGCGCTACGCGGCCCCGACCGCCCCCGGCTTCAGCTCCGCGATGCGGCCCGAGTCACTCACCGCGTACGCGTTCCCCGGCGGCGCCGCCTGGCAGGCCCCGTACCACATGCCCTCGGCCGAGGGCCCCCCGGCATGA
- a CDS encoding SDR family NAD(P)-dependent oxidoreductase, with translation MNAGEEFQGLAAVITGGASGIGLATAETLAARGCRVAVLDRIPDPLPAGLHPVKADVGDAVSVTDAVSRVADLFGGLDVLVNNAGIGALGTVEDNADDEWHHVLDINVLGIVRTSRAALPYLRRSPSAAIVNTCSVAALAGLPQRALYAASKGAVLALTLAMAADHIGEGIRVNCVTPGTVDTPWVRRLLEHSDDPEAERAALIARQPTCRLVTAQQVADAIAYLAGPLAGATTGTALAVDGGIQGIRTRPDSFH, from the coding sequence ATGAACGCCGGGGAGGAATTCCAGGGGCTGGCCGCCGTCATCACCGGCGGTGCGTCCGGGATCGGTCTGGCCACCGCCGAGACCCTGGCCGCGAGGGGGTGCCGGGTGGCGGTACTCGACCGGATTCCCGACCCCCTGCCCGCGGGGCTGCACCCCGTGAAGGCCGATGTCGGGGACGCCGTATCGGTAACCGACGCCGTGAGCCGGGTGGCGGACCTGTTCGGAGGCCTGGATGTGCTGGTCAACAACGCCGGCATCGGCGCGCTCGGCACCGTCGAGGACAACGCGGACGACGAATGGCACCACGTGCTGGACATCAACGTCCTCGGCATCGTCCGCACCAGCCGGGCGGCACTGCCGTATCTGCGCCGGTCTCCCAGCGCGGCCATCGTCAACACCTGCTCGGTCGCGGCGCTGGCCGGGCTGCCGCAGCGGGCACTGTACGCGGCCAGCAAGGGCGCGGTGCTCGCGCTGACCCTGGCCATGGCCGCCGACCACATCGGCGAGGGCATCCGCGTCAACTGCGTCACCCCAGGCACCGTGGACACCCCCTGGGTGCGCCGGCTGCTCGAACACTCCGACGACCCGGAGGCCGAACGCGCCGCTCTCATCGCCCGCCAGCCCACCTGCCGCCTGGTCACCGCACAGCAGGTCGCGGACGCCATCGCGTATCTCGCCGGGCCGCTGGCCGGTGCCACCACCGGGACCGCGCTCGCCGTGGACGGAGGGATACAAGGCATCCGCACGCGTCCGGACTCCTTTCACTGA
- a CDS encoding sugar ABC transporter substrate-binding protein has protein sequence MKRRIAAVGTALALGCGPAVTACDEGTGNTTDNASGKVGVVLPLLTSPFWESYDSYVPKQAAAQDVRVLQTVNSDSDPGKQITDIQNLLAQNAKGLVVSPLDSAAIVAGLNAAQRKGVPVVAVDVAPDNGKVAMVVRADNRAFGEKACQQIGDAVKTGKVVQIQGDLASVNGRDRSEAFSACIKKNYPGIKVLDIPAVWKAERAAAGLEALYTANPDIKGIYMQSGGVYLAPTVSTLRRHNALVAAGSPGHIVIVSNDGIPQELDAIRKGLIDATVSQPADQYAKYGIFYIKRAMEGQTFRPGPTDHDSTVVRLPSGILEDQLSAPLVTEDNVDDASLWGNRIGKTS, from the coding sequence ATGAAGCGACGCATCGCCGCTGTCGGAACAGCCCTCGCACTCGGCTGCGGGCCCGCCGTCACCGCCTGCGATGAAGGCACGGGCAACACCACCGACAACGCTTCGGGCAAGGTGGGGGTGGTGCTGCCGCTGCTCACCTCACCGTTCTGGGAGTCGTACGACTCCTACGTCCCCAAGCAGGCCGCCGCCCAGGACGTCCGCGTGCTGCAGACGGTGAACTCCGACTCCGATCCGGGTAAGCAGATCACCGACATCCAGAATCTGCTGGCTCAGAACGCGAAGGGCCTGGTGGTCTCGCCGCTGGACTCCGCGGCGATCGTCGCCGGACTGAATGCCGCGCAGCGCAAGGGCGTGCCGGTGGTCGCCGTCGATGTGGCACCGGACAACGGCAAGGTCGCGATGGTGGTCAGGGCCGACAACCGGGCTTTCGGGGAGAAAGCCTGTCAGCAGATCGGCGACGCGGTGAAGACGGGCAAGGTCGTACAGATCCAGGGCGACTTGGCGTCGGTCAACGGACGGGACCGGTCGGAGGCGTTCAGCGCGTGCATCAAGAAGAACTACCCGGGCATCAAGGTGCTGGACATTCCCGCCGTCTGGAAGGCGGAAAGGGCGGCGGCCGGTCTCGAGGCGCTGTACACCGCCAACCCCGATATCAAGGGCATCTACATGCAGTCCGGAGGCGTGTATCTGGCCCCCACGGTGAGCACGCTGCGGCGCCACAACGCGCTGGTGGCAGCCGGTAGTCCCGGGCACATCGTGATCGTCTCCAACGACGGCATCCCGCAGGAGCTGGACGCGATCCGCAAGGGCCTGATCGATGCGACCGTCTCCCAACCGGCCGACCAGTACGCCAAGTACGGCATCTTCTACATCAAGCGGGCGATGGAGGGCCAGACCTTCCGTCCGGGCCCGACCGACCACGACAGCACCGTCGTCCGGCTGCCCAGCGGAATCCTGGAGGACCAGCTCTCGGCACCGCTGGTGACCGAGGACAACGTCGACGACGCGTCGCTGTGGGGCAACCGGATCGGCAAGACCTCCTGA
- a CDS encoding sugar ABC transporter ATP-binding protein — translation MNQTPLTDPRAGAAGRRAVVEAHGLRKRYGPTVALDDVRIIVRAGESHALVGRNGAGKSTLVAVLSGLQRPDRGVVLFDGEPAPGLADREAWERQVACVYQQSTIIPDLTVAENLYVNRQPTVRGQVISWRRMRSAARELLDAWGVEVDESVPAGGLTVEDAKMVEIARSISRGTRFIILDEPTAQLDSRAIDRLFTHVRRLQRAGITFLYISHHLEEVYAVCQVVTVMRDARRITTAPVGEMGRTELVEAMTGRRGAGAAPGLGATRSQPADAAVAVRVHRLSGPHFTDVSFAVRSGETVGLTGLAGSGSHQVAEALAGLYRPDSGRVEVLGRPTRPGSVPSALAAGVGCVPRDRHYEGLVPELSVAENASMTIMDRLGRLGVISRRARDAFARRTITGLDITTDGLGQPVKDLSGGNQQKVVMGRALATDPEVLVLINPTAGVDVQSKRALLSVVDRARAAGRAALVVSDELADLRICDRVLVMFDGSLAAEYTVGWTDEELVASIEGVGTGHE, via the coding sequence ATGAACCAGACGCCACTCACCGACCCCCGCGCCGGTGCCGCCGGTCGCCGCGCGGTGGTCGAGGCCCACGGGCTCCGCAAGCGCTACGGGCCCACCGTGGCCTTGGACGACGTGCGGATCATCGTCCGGGCCGGTGAGTCGCACGCCCTGGTCGGCCGCAACGGGGCCGGCAAGTCGACCCTGGTGGCCGTCCTGAGCGGACTGCAGCGGCCGGACCGCGGCGTTGTCCTGTTCGACGGCGAACCCGCGCCCGGCCTGGCGGACCGTGAGGCGTGGGAGCGGCAGGTCGCCTGCGTCTACCAGCAGTCGACGATCATCCCTGATCTCACCGTCGCCGAGAACCTGTACGTCAACCGGCAACCCACGGTTCGCGGCCAGGTGATCAGCTGGCGGCGGATGCGCTCGGCGGCCCGCGAACTGCTGGACGCATGGGGTGTGGAGGTCGACGAGAGCGTGCCGGCCGGCGGGCTCACCGTCGAGGACGCCAAGATGGTGGAGATCGCCAGGTCGATCTCGCGCGGAACCCGGTTCATCATTCTGGACGAGCCCACCGCCCAGCTGGACAGCCGGGCGATCGACCGACTGTTCACCCATGTTCGGCGATTGCAGCGGGCCGGGATCACCTTTCTCTACATCTCCCACCACCTGGAAGAGGTCTACGCCGTCTGCCAGGTCGTCACCGTCATGCGGGACGCCCGCCGGATCACCACGGCACCTGTGGGCGAGATGGGCAGGACCGAACTCGTCGAAGCGATGACTGGTAGGCGGGGCGCGGGTGCGGCCCCCGGCCTGGGCGCGACCCGGTCGCAGCCGGCGGACGCGGCCGTGGCCGTCCGGGTGCACCGGCTGAGCGGCCCGCATTTCACGGACGTCAGCTTCGCCGTCCGGTCCGGCGAGACGGTGGGCCTGACCGGCCTCGCGGGCTCCGGGAGCCATCAGGTCGCCGAGGCGCTGGCCGGGCTGTACCGACCCGACAGCGGCCGTGTCGAGGTTCTCGGCCGTCCGACGCGGCCGGGCAGCGTCCCCTCGGCGCTCGCGGCGGGCGTGGGCTGTGTGCCGCGCGACCGCCACTATGAAGGGCTGGTACCGGAACTGTCGGTGGCTGAGAACGCCTCCATGACCATCATGGACCGGCTGGGGCGGCTGGGCGTGATCTCGCGCAGGGCCAGGGACGCCTTCGCCCGGCGGACGATCACCGGTCTCGACATCACCACGGACGGCCTGGGCCAGCCGGTCAAGGACCTGTCGGGCGGTAACCAGCAGAAGGTCGTCATGGGCCGGGCGCTGGCCACCGACCCAGAGGTACTGGTGCTCATCAATCCGACGGCGGGCGTCGACGTGCAGTCCAAGCGCGCGCTGCTGTCGGTCGTCGACCGAGCCAGGGCCGCAGGACGCGCGGCGCTCGTCGTCTCGGACGAGCTGGCGGACCTGCGGATCTGCGACCGCGTCCTGGTGATGTTCGACGGCTCTCTCGCCGCCGAGTACACCGTCGGCTGGACCGACGAAGAACTCGTGGCCTCGATCGAAGGGGTCGGCACCGGACATGAATGA
- a CDS encoding SpoIIE family protein phosphatase has protein sequence MMFPKGVTPDGTHGPFEMANVAAAVIDAKGTVVGWTGAAERLLGYGAAELLDRSAATLLAQPEDASRAAEVAEECGARESWVGLVGARHRDGRRLEVGLRVTAMSDTADRKAWLVTAIDVSKAPTWAVSVEVLEAFLTRSPLGMAVLSPDLRYVWMNDTLERYGGVPREERLGRRMSDSLPGLNTEALEAQMRRVLETGVPVIDYEYRGWTWADPHQEHAYSTSFFRLDDPDGRPLGVCYMGMDVTDRWRARERLALLSEASACIGGTLNVMRTAQELADFSVPRLADFVTVDLLEAVLHGEEPDSRPPDGTYPARRAGQQSIHEGCPESVIATGDPIAAPMSSPYIQSMVTGTSMLEPCLDSDTTPWVAEDPARAESIKEFGTPSAMWVPLVARGTVLGVATFIRTEHPHPFEEDDLLLAEELVSRAAVWVENARRYTREHAAALALQRSLLPQALNGGTAMKVASRYLPAGAREGVSGDWFDVIQLSGARVALVVGDVVGHGLNAAATMGRLRTAVQTLADMDLPPDELLAHLDDLVIRLTEENGGDDEPIATAVLGATCLYAVYDPVTQLCTMARAGHPPPAVVTPGGKVVFPDLPAGPPLGLGSLPFESAEISLPEGSLIALYTDGLIESSDQDIDVGLSRLSDVLAQSGLPPEELCSAVVNNLLTGPQTDDVALLLARPHALGADRVASWDLPTDPAIVASARELAVRQLLGWRLDDLVMTTELVVSELVTNAIRHGTGPVRLRMIRHDKLICEVSDASNTSPRMGHARTTDEGGRGLFLVAQLTRRWGTRYTRSGKIIWAEEDLPAQVGTRAGADGSTA, from the coding sequence ATGATGTTCCCCAAGGGGGTAACACCGGACGGAACGCATGGACCGTTCGAGATGGCGAATGTGGCCGCCGCGGTGATCGACGCGAAGGGCACGGTCGTCGGCTGGACGGGGGCCGCTGAGCGGCTCCTGGGATACGGCGCGGCGGAGCTCCTCGACCGCTCCGCCGCCACCCTGCTGGCGCAACCCGAAGACGCGTCACGGGCGGCCGAGGTCGCCGAGGAGTGCGGGGCCCGGGAGAGCTGGGTCGGCCTGGTGGGCGCCCGGCACCGTGACGGCCGTCGCCTCGAAGTCGGGCTGCGGGTGACGGCGATGTCCGACACGGCCGACCGCAAGGCCTGGCTGGTAACGGCGATCGACGTGTCGAAGGCCCCGACCTGGGCGGTCAGCGTGGAGGTGCTGGAAGCCTTTCTCACCCGCTCACCGCTCGGCATGGCCGTCCTCAGCCCGGACCTGCGGTACGTGTGGATGAACGACACCCTGGAGCGCTACGGCGGTGTGCCGCGCGAGGAACGGCTCGGGCGCCGGATGTCGGACTCGTTGCCGGGCCTGAACACCGAGGCGCTCGAAGCACAGATGCGGCGGGTGCTGGAGACCGGCGTGCCGGTCATCGACTACGAGTACCGGGGCTGGACCTGGGCGGATCCGCACCAGGAACACGCCTACTCCACGTCCTTCTTTAGGCTCGACGACCCGGACGGCCGCCCGCTGGGCGTGTGCTACATGGGCATGGACGTCACCGACAGGTGGCGGGCCCGGGAGCGCCTCGCCCTGCTCAGCGAGGCCAGCGCCTGCATCGGGGGCACGCTGAACGTGATGCGGACCGCCCAGGAGCTGGCCGACTTCTCGGTGCCGAGGCTCGCCGACTTCGTGACCGTCGATCTACTGGAAGCGGTGCTGCACGGTGAGGAACCCGATTCGCGGCCGCCCGACGGCACGTATCCGGCGCGGCGTGCCGGTCAGCAGTCCATCCACGAGGGCTGTCCGGAGTCGGTGATCGCCACCGGCGACCCGATCGCCGCCCCCATGTCCTCGCCGTACATCCAGAGCATGGTCACCGGCACCTCGATGCTGGAACCGTGCCTGGACTCCGACACGACTCCGTGGGTCGCCGAGGACCCGGCCCGGGCCGAGAGCATCAAGGAGTTCGGGACGCCCTCGGCGATGTGGGTGCCGCTGGTCGCGCGCGGCACCGTGCTGGGAGTGGCCACCTTCATCCGTACGGAGCATCCGCATCCGTTCGAGGAGGACGATCTGCTGCTGGCCGAGGAGCTTGTCAGCCGGGCCGCGGTGTGGGTGGAGAACGCCCGCCGCTACACCCGTGAGCACGCCGCGGCGCTGGCCCTGCAGCGCAGTCTGCTCCCCCAGGCGCTGAACGGCGGAACCGCCATGAAGGTGGCTTCGCGCTACCTGCCGGCCGGTGCCCGGGAAGGAGTGAGCGGCGACTGGTTCGACGTGATCCAGCTGTCCGGCGCCCGGGTCGCCCTGGTCGTCGGTGACGTCGTCGGGCATGGCCTCAACGCCGCGGCGACCATGGGCAGGCTGCGTACCGCCGTACAGACGCTGGCTGACATGGATCTGCCGCCCGATGAGCTGCTGGCCCACCTGGACGACCTGGTGATCCGCCTGACGGAGGAGAATGGCGGCGACGACGAGCCCATCGCCACCGCGGTACTGGGCGCCACCTGCCTCTACGCCGTCTACGACCCGGTCACCCAGCTGTGCACCATGGCCCGGGCCGGGCATCCGCCGCCCGCCGTGGTCACCCCCGGCGGCAAGGTCGTCTTCCCTGACCTTCCGGCGGGCCCTCCGCTGGGCCTCGGCTCGTTGCCCTTCGAATCCGCCGAGATCTCCCTCCCCGAGGGAAGCCTGATCGCCCTCTACACCGACGGCCTCATCGAGAGCAGTGACCAGGACATCGACGTCGGGCTGTCCCGCCTCAGCGATGTGCTCGCGCAGTCCGGCCTGCCGCCGGAGGAGCTGTGCTCGGCGGTCGTGAACAACCTGCTGACCGGCCCGCAGACCGACGACGTCGCCCTGCTCCTGGCCCGGCCGCATGCGCTGGGCGCCGACCGGGTCGCCTCGTGGGACCTGCCGACGGATCCGGCGATCGTCGCGAGCGCCAGGGAGCTGGCTGTCCGCCAGCTGCTCGGATGGCGGCTGGACGACCTGGTGATGACCACGGAACTGGTGGTCAGCGAGTTGGTCACCAATGCCATCCGGCACGGCACCGGACCCGTCAGGCTACGGATGATCCGGCATGACAAGTTGATCTGTGAGGTGTCCGACGCCAGCAACACCTCGCCCCGGATGGGCCATGCGCGGACCACCGACGAGGGCGGTCGGGGGTTGTTCCTGGTTGCTCAGCTGACCCGCCGCTGGGGTACGCGTTACACCCGGTCCGGAAAGATCATCTGGGCGGAGGAGGACCTCCCGGCGCAGGTGGGCACCAGAGCGGGCGCTGACGGCTCGACTGCTTGA